GCCAGATGTCTCACGTAGGAGAACTAAGGTGTATTCTGTTTTCCGCAAAAGAAATTGCGGATTCCTAATTTTGCATTTCAGCCTTAAACACTGTCTTCTGTTTATAGtgcgttgtttttttctaactcCCAGATTGTGAATTCCAGTTATGTGCTTCTTATTAATTGCTGAATGGAAAACTGCTTGATGGCAGTAGGCCTATTGTTTaaagcaacaaaagaaaacaaaggagAAAGATAGAGAACCGGAATGTGTGTATCAATTGTTAAATGTGGCTGAAATGTCAAGTCTTCGACACAGTGTGAGGGACTCTACTCCCAATCAAGGTAatattcttaattttaatcaaaaGAATCGTCAACATTAACTAAGTTTTAACTTACAGGAAATCACAATTGTTACTTGCAGACATCATGTTAGTGAAAGTCAACCTAACATGCCAGACCAAGAAAGATACTTcataatttcagaaaaagtGCCCATTAACAAAGTTtgtttcccatttttatttggtaGTCATGGGTGTGTAAATGGCTAACGGCTAGTGGAATGGGCATGTCCAGGCTGGGCATGCCATTTCTATCATGGAAATGGGCTATTACTAttcttaatattattattattcttactATTCAATTTAGGATAAGATCGTGTTTTCTGTCCAAGCTCAAGACGGAGACGTTTCAGTGAACGCAATCGATTACTCGTTAGTCGGTATGTCTTTTTCCCTAATTATTTCTACAAATACCAGTTATCAACTTTCTGTCAGATCCTAGAGGCAGTTTCTCGATTAATCCAACGACCAGTGAAGTGAAAATAGCCAAACTGATTGACCGCGACGTCGAAGACTTTGTCTCCTACTTTGATCTAAGCATTACAGCAACCTGCTTGGTTGCTGATCCGAACGATGCCGTCCGTTCCAGTTACTTAAAGTCGTTAAATAAATGGATTAAGCAAGCAGTACGAGACCGGCTATTATCCATTAAACTAATGGGACCAACTCCAAAACGGGCGGCTGCTCTTGGAATCAGCTCTTCCTCCAGCAGCTCCAGGAATTGGTTTTCcgataaattttgaattggcGCAATGGATCCAGCACCCTCCAATGAAAAGCAAGCCAAAACACGGACGATAGCTCTGGTTTTATTTGAAGATATGAACGGTTGTGTGCCACGAAAGACAAAACCAGCTGTGTGTAtactaaataataaaagaaaattaaattatttcaggGTAATCTCTGGGTAAAAATAACACATATGAAACATTTAAAGAATGATAAACGCAGATCTCACCTGAAAGTAGCAATATCTGCAAAAATAACGTGTTCCCAAGAATTCCCAGAATTTTCAGTAGTCAACTGCATGCGCTTTTCTACCTCCCAGCTAGTTAGGAATGAGGAAATCTCGTCAGAATGAAAATCGCTGAACAAATGCGGGAGATTTATAGTTATTTCCAAAATTATGTCTATGTTTAAGGATGGGTGcggaaaattttttcttccaagacGCTGCAGGATCAAGTATcccttttttatatatatctgACCATAACCGCGGTCAACAGGGGGAAGGTTAAGATACAGACTTTTTGGAGAAAAACTAGCGAAGGCCCGTCTTATTTCCTATGATTCCTAAAACAAACCAAGGTCAACGTATTTTGTATCAGCAAAAATTCGTTTATTAGGGTGGGGATATGTAGCTTTCATAATGCTAGCGGCTAGTCATTATTGGAAAGAGaacgtttatttatttagtttcATTTTAGCGAAGAAATCGGAATCATGTTCCAACGTCCCACCGGTGGCAACCTTTCGTTAGAGCAAAAGGCTTCGATAGAGATAAGGTGAATACTGAGAATTTCCTTCGAGTGGCCATTCAACTTCAGCAGTCGAATCTGCTTATTGAAATTCAATCGGGTATCGCGTTCGGTTCTTCCGGCTTCGTTTTCCCAGTAGGTTAGCCAGTTCCTCCCTAAATTTCTGACAAGAAATAAGTCATTAAATTAGTTTAAGTATTCTCGAATAAATGTTAATCGTGCAACAAGACCTGGCGCTATCTGTTTTTCTATATGAGAGCAAATCTTTGGCCTCTTCAAACGTGGGTCGCGTTTCGCAGTGATCCGTCTGGGTTTCCGGCACAGTATCTTCTTCCGCGAATAGTTATATCCGATTTCCAACGACAGAGAAGTTCTGCCTACTTTTCATTTCTCCTATAATAAAACAATTAGATTATTAACTAACTTTTAATAATAAGGCAGACTGTGTGAATGTCATCGGTAACTTCATCCATTCATCTTTGAGGTAATCCAGTGATGCAAGTCAATTCCTCTCCGAATCTGAGAATGGTTCCTTGGTTGCCCATTTCGCTAGCCGTGTCATGCCGTAACTGGACATGCCCATTTCACGAGCTATTGATAATTTACACGACCATTTAATGACCTAAtacaattgaaaagaaaaaaaactgttattGGCAACTTTTTCTGAAATTGTGAAGTATCGTTACATGGTCTGGCATGTTATGCTGACTTCTACTAACATGACAGCTTCAACTAGCAATTGTGGCTCGCTGTAATTGAAAACTTAGTTAATATTGCTAATTCTCTTAAGAAAGACTAAGAAAATTACCTTGATTCGGAGTAGAGTCCTTCACACTGCGTACACTTCTTAAACACTTCTGTTCTCGATCTTCCTCGttactttcttttgtttttaatacaaTTCTGCCATCAAGCATTTTTCCATACAATGTATATGAAGCACATaaccgaaataaaaattaaattgttcaGAATTCGGAACAGGAATACACAAACACAATACACAAACAGTCAAGACGACATTTTCCCGTTTAAGTCTTAAATGCATAACAAGTAATCCGAAAATTGCTTTGCGGAAAGCAGAATCAGCCTTAGTTCTCCCAGGTAAGACATCTGGCGGCTTTTTAGTATTTTGACAAGCAGCGTCACTCATAAAAAGCCtccacacatttttttcgCAACCTACTGTTACATCACAGCAGCCAGGGACGAGCGATTCAGGCGAGACTTCTCGTGGCCAAAATGGCGAGGACTTAAGCATGATACAGTCACAAGCACTAATGGCAATGCCTTCAACCTCCCAAGAGACAACTAACCCTCACTTAAAGCGCAAAACAACCATTGGTGGGTTAGAATTCTTCGTATATTTCATAAACACATAAATTATATATTAATGTATTATTGAACTTCAGGTTCACCTGATAAAAAAGATActctttagaaaaaaaaagttctgaaAAATGTTTCGAGTGAGAAATTTGAGATGTTTGCTTGTCTAAATCTTTATTATgaatttgttgatatttttattacagagaaaaatcaatatttacgAGTGATGGCGAGAGAATTACCTGACATTAGAGCAGAGCAACGATATTTGCGTTGGCTTATTATTGCAAAGAAACAATCTGAAGTGCGGAACAATAACAGCGAAGGAAATCGCCATCTAGTCTTTCAGAGACACGTCAGCCTTCCGTTAAACACAAAAGAAGACTTCCTACATTTTGAGGAGGGACTGTTACAACCGGAAGTTAACAACAATCTTGTAAgttccaaaaaatgttgtaAATGAGCTATGGGTTTCCATCACACCACTTTTTGGTGTGGTGTACCCCTCGTAAATGAGTCATCTGTTTCTAAATCATACTTTCAATTAAGGTGTAAATGCTACGtccattctttaaaaaaaacgtagaAGACACAATCAGAAGAATATGGCGGTAGGTAATGACGAACGAACTGATGAAAGCTTATAGCTGGAGCGGAACCCCTAAACCAAATAGCGGGAAGGAAAAGGGTCGGGCAGTAAAAGGTTCAAGATTGCTCTCAGCTGTTATTGAAAGAGTGAATTTGGGGACTTTAGTAAAACTTCTATCCCAAGTATAGAACAaacttcaaaaatgttttaaggaAAGCTGCCGATAGGCTGAAACACAATGCAGTAGCTCTGCACAAGTATGGCACCTAAAATTTCATGTCACTATTTATTTAATTGACTGTGTATAGGCCGCAAGGCCCAGCAAGTTGTTGGTTTTAATGTACAGtatcttccataaaaatccgactacccttttaaaaaaaaatgccgccTATCGGTTCGCGGCAGAACTACATGATGTAACCAGACAGTTAGGGTATGGGGTAATATTCTAGAAATGGACAAAGGCTTAATTTCCATGACAACGAGACAGTCTTTAAGGCATTTAACTCTGAAGCACATAGCCTTGATAAAGGAGAGGCTGGGTCACGTTGCCGCAAGCCatccaaaacaatttttcattttgcctgGCTTTTTCGCTTTTTCGCTGAACATAAGTTTGATGTAAATTATGCTCTCTCAGGAAGTGATGTCAAACAGGGGCTGAAGAGTTACGCATTTCTAATTCGTCGACGTCATTAATTTCTCTGTCATCCATTTCAAATAGATAAATTTTATGGTCGTCGCTGATTAGTTCCTTGACTTTTCCAGTTTACAAATTTCCTGAGTCTTGGTGAATTCCCACATATTTATGGCTTCGGATGTTGGTGATCTGTTGACATAGTCATGTGTACCGGCCATAATAATTCCTTGTCTGTTAATTGGCGCATTTAGATCGAATCCATTCAAATAGGCTAGTGCCTGTGTTTGGAGTGTTAGGATGTATCA
Above is a genomic segment from Daphnia pulicaria isolate SC F1-1A chromosome 8, SC_F0-13Bv2, whole genome shotgun sequence containing:
- the LOC124312653 gene encoding uncharacterized protein LOC124312653 — encoded protein: MPDQERYFIISEKVPINKDKIVFSVQAQDGDVSVNAIDYSLVDPRGSFSINPTTSEVKIAKLIDRDVEDFVSYFDLSITATCLVADPNDAVRSSYLKSLNKWIKQAVRDRLLSIKLMGPTPKRAAALGISSSSSSSRNWFSDKF